The DNA region TCAAAACCACCTACAATCAACCGCTTGAGATGAAGCTCTGTGGCAATTCGCAGATACAACTCCATTTCTAAGGTGTTGTGGTAAGTGATAAATGGACGCGCATCTGCACCCCCAGTCTCACTTTGCAAAACTGGTGTTTCAATTTCCAGAAAATCTCGTTCTTCTAAATAGCGACGAATACCAGCAGTAATTTGGGCGCGACGGCGGAAAGTTTGCCGCACTTCCGGGTTAACAATCAAGTCAACGTAGCGCTGACGGTAGCGCTTGGCAACATCCGTTAATCCATGCCACTTGTCGGGTAGGGGCAACAGGGATTTAGTCAGGATAGTATATTGTTTAACGTAGACAGATAATTCGCCCTTTTCAGTCCGTTTAATAGTACCTTTAACTCCCAGGATGTCGCCTGCATCTGTGAGTTGTTTTAAATGATTGAAGGCATCAGCATCAATATCTGCCATGCTTTCTTGGATGCGATTTTTATCCAAATAAAGCTGAATTGTGCCAGTTTCATCTTGTAAAGTGAAGAAAGCCAGTTTACCGAAAACGCGACGTGCCATAATACGTCCTGCGATCGCAACTTCTAAATCAACTTCTTCACCACTGGCTAAATCGGCAAACTTTTCTTGCAACTGCGCTGCATGATGGGTAGATTCCCAACGATACGCGTAGGGATTAGTTCCTAGCTGCTTGAGTTGTTCTACTTTTTCCAGCCTTGCGGCTCGGATATCTTCTTCCGACATGGTAACGAACTTTCAGGGGGCAAGATTAATTATAGATGCTGCAAAAGTTGAGAGTAAGAGATATTTGCACTTTGCAGATGATCATATCGCCAAACCAAATACAATGACACAAACTAGAGTGCGCTTGTGGAATGTAGATGAATATCACCGAATGCTTGAGACGGGTATTATCACAGCCGATGAACGGGTAGAACTGATTGATGGGCAAGTTATCCCCATGAGTGCCAAAAATCCCCCCCATGCAGCGACAACGCTGTGTGCGTCTGATTATCTAAAGCGTCTGCTAGCAGAAGTTGCCTTAGTTCGGGTGCAAGATCCCATTCAATTAAACCAATACTCGGAACCTGAACCAGATATTGCCGTTGTCCGCATTGATGCGCGAAAATACATTGATCATCATCCTGCACCCAATGAAATCTTTTTATTGATTGAGGTAGCAGATACAACGCTAGACAGCGATCGCAAACAGAAAGCACCTTTATATGCTAAGGCAGGAATTGCTGATTACTGGATTTTGGATGTGAATCAGCGTCAGATTTATGTTTTCCGCGAACCACTTTTGCAAGGCTACAATCAACAATTGATTTTGCAGGAGGATGCAACGTTATCCTTGATTGCATTTCCAGAAATTGAAGTCCAGATTAATCAACTGTTTCCATAAGTTAGGTAACAGAAATTGAGTATGAAATTTTTTATCTAGCAATTCTTGATAAATGAGAATAAAATCTATAGTTAAAATAACTAAGTTAAATAAAGTAACATAGCATTTCCCAAATTACTTGCTGCTATGTAGTAAGCTGTGATTTCATTGTAGTATTCAGTTAGCCACTCTACTGTCTCTGGTTCTGACCAATCTATAATAGCCACTCGTTCTTGTTTAACTTCTTCTCGTTTATACCTTGTTATAAAGCCATTTTCTGAAAGTTCTGATAAAGCTTCGGCTACTTGCTTTACTTCATCGGGTATTAAATATCTATGTTTGCCATAACCCTCTTTGTTTCCTATTTCTATACCACCCAGGATGGCATTTACTAAGGGTAAATTATCTATATCTAGCGTAGGGCTAATATACTGTTCTATATACTTTTGATTCCCTAGCATTGGATTAAAAATTTTAAATAAACTCCAATTATTCAAGGAAATTTGGGGTAAGTTCCTTGAGGAGTTTTTACTTACTAAAAAAGACAATTTATCTGTATGAGTGTATCCAGTAAGTAAAAAATGTAGTTCGTGCCACGATTTACCTAAAGATAATTCTGAAATTTGCCATTCCTTCAAAAACTCTGCTCTTGTGTTTTCTCTTTGCTGATTATCTGTCCACTTAAATTCTTTAAATTTATCCTCTGACTGTTGCTGAATATTAAGCCTTGAATTACCTGATATATAAATAGCTTCTTCCCAAAAATAAGACTCAGCCAAATACTTAGCACTAAAAAATATATCCAAGAGAGATGAATTTATTTTAAATTTATCTAACATTACAGGTGATATTTGCTTAAGTTCACCTACAATACCCATATATATCTCCTTTTTATTTTAAAGGGGGAATTAATAATGAGATACCTAGAATAAAAAAGTGCGATCGCTAGATCGCATTTTATCCAAAAGACTGTCATAGAAAATATGATTGATATCTTCTATGACAACGATTCAATAATCTAATGTACTAGTCAAACCTTTATTTATGATCTAGTGTTAGCGAATGCCTAGATGAAATTGCTTTCATTTTCAAGTTAGTAAATTGCACGGTCGCCTTTACAAAATCTTGCTGTTCTGGTTGCAAATGCAGTTTTTCTAGGGCTTGATTGATATTATTACCAGCCCGGAGATTGCGATTAAGTTGGGCACGTTGCGATGTGTTTAAAACTGCCTCGATTTCCCTGTTTCTTCTCTGACGCACAGCCTGGAGTTCCTGGCGTTGTAAGGGAGTCAGGTTAATCTCCGACGAAGTGGAGTAGCTTGCAGTTTTGGTAGTTTGGGCGGAAATAACACCAGAAGTAGTATGGAGTTGAACGGGTGCAGCTAAGGCAATTCCCGGCATGGAAAGGACAAGAGCCAGAATAGCAGCGAACACAGAAAGCCGTTTTGTCAAGTGAATTGCCATATTCAGAAATGCCTACATCTAATTTAATGCTGAGATATAGTTAAGCAATCTTCAAGCCTTAATTTTGAATCTTGAATTTATCCATCCCCAAGAGGATGGTAGTTTAGCTAGAAAATATTATCCGCTTTAAGGGAATCTAAAAAAACTAGAATGGCAAACTTAACTGAATTATTTTTGCTAAAATCCAGACTCAAATTCAAGTTTTTACAAAATCATCACTTAATTGCTCATTTCTGTTAATCTGTCAACGCGTAAGTCGTGCAAGTAGCTCGTGATTTTATTTTAGAACACCTATCACAGAAGTTTGGCTTGAGTGCATAATATTAATTATCTGTCAAGGTGTAAGTTCTAAATTTAATTTCTGGAAATCCCTAACACAAAGTATGTGCTAAAAGAGATATAAATATTGCATTAGGCAAATCTAACGCACTATATATATAACTTCATTTAGTACTCAAAACTACTCAGACCTTTTCATTCTGTTAATTTCCCGTTGTAATTCTTCAATTTGACGGCGTAAAGTTTCTGTTTCATTGGCGGAAGATTCTGCTGCAACATTTACAGATCCGGAAGCAGGCGATCGCTGATAATTCCCTCGGCGAATTTGCTGGTATTCTTCTGATACTGCCCACGCCCGTAAGTAATGCAGGCGTTCCACTGGGAAAGGATGGCTTAATAGCGTACCCTGAGCGCCATTGTAAATCAAAAATTTATACAACTGATTTAGTCCATCTTCATCCAGTGCCTGATAATTTTCTGACTGCTTGATAAACTCTTGTAAACTACATTCATTGGCATATTTGTTACTACCACCAGAGAGTTTCATCATCGTTGACATAACGGGATTCAAGTCATCCATGACTAGTAGTGCGGCGCGATCTGACGATAACTCGGCTTTACGCCGCCACTCAAAAAAGCCGTAAATCAAGCCTTGTGTGACAATATTACCGATGCCGAAGGTTAATTCTCCCAAAGCGGAAGCAGCACTCATCGCCCACATCGCCATTTGAATTAAAATAGTATGACCACATTTAATATGCCCCAGTTCATGGGCTAGCACCGCCCGAATCTCGGCTTCGTCTAGTAAGTCTAGTATCCCTGTATTTATGACTATGTAAGGATTCTCTTGCCCCAGCGCATAGCTATTTGCTTGGGGATCTTGCGAGACAAACAGTGTCGGTTCTGGGTAAATGTCCAAATCTCGGACGCATTCCCGAAACATCTGGTAAATAGTGGAATATTGACGCGGCCCGACTTGGATGGTGTTACCCATTAGATAGATGAACTGAGGGCGTTCGTAGATAAATTCCACAAATTTACGAGCAATTAAATCAAATCCCGGTAAATTTCGTAAAGCTTGCTCGGCTTGGCGATCTAGTGGATGCCTAAAGGCTTCGCTGGAAATTCCTGTGTAAGTTGGCATAATTCAGGGTATTGGGTAATTAGTCATTAGTCATTGGTCATTAGTCATTAGCAAAGGACAAATGACTAATGACAAAGGACAACATAATAGAAATGGGGCTTTGTTCGTAAAAGTCACTTTGTATGGAATTAAAAGCGTGTGATTGAGGCAGAAGTTCATTTTTCATTACATAACTTTTTGCGATCGCAGGCGGGGTTCCCTTCCTGGCCCCATCATTTGACGATGGCACGGTTGGTAGCACGCGCCTTGCGCCTGGGGCGTAGTGCCCTAATTCAAGTAGGGGCAGTTTGTGGCTATCAAGGGCGATATCGCACCAGTTTCGTAGCATCAGCCCTAATGTGGCATGGCCCTGTAATTATTGTTGCTCAAGAAGCGGTGCAGCAACTTCTGCTGCGGGTGGAAATTCCCCGTCTACAGCAGTGGCTACCAGCCAACAAAGCGATTAGGACAGGTGACGCTTGGCCTAGTGCTGAGTTCCAAGGGCTACTGTTAACCTCCCCAGAAGCTTGGTTAAAAGGACAATTTGCTGGTGGCTCTTGCTTTCCCCAAGGCATCCCCACAATTATTGATGGAGTTGATGATTTAGAAGATTGGGTGCGTCATCAACTTACCCAAGATATTCAACCCGATGATTGGGAGCAACTCATACTGGCTTGCCCAAATCAAGCTGAGGCGATTCGTGAAGCAAGGATACAACTTACACACCAACTTTTTCAGCATCCTGTCAATCCATATCAGTGCTACCTAATTTCTCAGCCAGAAATAGAAATTTTGAGTCGTCTGTATTTAGCTTTAGATCAAGCCAACCTCCCAGATAATTGGAA from Nostoc commune NIES-4072 includes:
- a CDS encoding M48 family metallopeptidase, yielding MPTYTGISSEAFRHPLDRQAEQALRNLPGFDLIARKFVEFIYERPQFIYLMGNTIQVGPRQYSTIYQMFRECVRDLDIYPEPTLFVSQDPQANSYALGQENPYIVINTGILDLLDEAEIRAVLAHELGHIKCGHTILIQMAMWAMSAASALGELTFGIGNIVTQGLIYGFFEWRRKAELSSDRAALLVMDDLNPVMSTMMKLSGGSNKYANECSLQEFIKQSENYQALDEDGLNQLYKFLIYNGAQGTLLSHPFPVERLHYLRAWAVSEEYQQIRRGNYQRSPASGSVNVAAESSANETETLRRQIEELQREINRMKRSE
- a CDS encoding Uma2 family endonuclease — translated: MTQTRVRLWNVDEYHRMLETGIITADERVELIDGQVIPMSAKNPPHAATTLCASDYLKRLLAEVALVRVQDPIQLNQYSEPEPDIAVVRIDARKYIDHHPAPNEIFLLIEVADTTLDSDRKQKAPLYAKAGIADYWILDVNQRQIYVFREPLLQGYNQQLILQEDATLSLIAFPEIEVQINQLFP
- a CDS encoding DUF1877 family protein, with the translated sequence MGIVGELKQISPVMLDKFKINSSLLDIFFSAKYLAESYFWEEAIYISGNSRLNIQQQSEDKFKEFKWTDNQQRENTRAEFLKEWQISELSLGKSWHELHFLLTGYTHTDKLSFLVSKNSSRNLPQISLNNWSLFKIFNPMLGNQKYIEQYISPTLDIDNLPLVNAILGGIEIGNKEGYGKHRYLIPDEVKQVAEALSELSENGFITRYKREEVKQERVAIIDWSEPETVEWLTEYYNEITAYYIAASNLGNAMLLYLT